A single region of the Terriglobales bacterium genome encodes:
- a CDS encoding endonuclease MutS2, which yields MSALAHTSARPLEFDALREMLRGYAVSALGKDRVARIAPSDDRTWIERQQQLAAETREYLRCGGRFDFSGLLDPTDLVNKSRIEGAALDTEALRSILLVVDRADEWRHIAAHPPSQMKREFAAVAELSAGIASFTELLRFLRNKILPDGTLDDRASPELARIRREVEKQKRLIQESLRGYLRRLAEGGAVQDELITIRGERFVIPVKAEQKRRVNGVVHGASSSGQTVFVEPLETIEQNNDLVRLLEEEQAEIHRILLEMTARVRDQADAILAAADVLAELELQFAKARFAEDYDCVEPILCGDGNRPSEPRLVLRNARHPLLERNLKPKGGRIVPISLELESNRRQLIISGPNTGGKTVALKTVGLLTLMAQAGVPVPAGCAELPVFDAVLADIGDYQSIEQNLSTFSAHITNIDRISRTATERSLVLLDELGSATDPAEGAALAVAIADYFCRRGCVSVISTHHTALKVYAANTDGVLNAAVGFDERTLQPTYELKIGVPGASAGINIAQRLGLNPEILKSAREAAGTQAQDVARFLDKLHSELREAEQERFRLQTREEEVAREKKRLEAEGLKEQRERVREMEKKLEAVLRDFEYRARETVQAVQERASALKLSKDAERRIAKLRREFKEEFDSAIVAHSTGADRGDPHARPSEVKHVSEGDTVRLKSLGRNAVIKRKLDDQAYEVEMGAMKMRVPKDDIAEIVIHASDSPVKQARARGISVSVAEESGVPTEINVIGENVDEATRRVEKFIDRAFLAGATRVRIVHGSGMGILRKALRQYLKNHPQVASVTEPAQNEGGGGATVVELRI from the coding sequence ATGTCCGCCCTGGCGCACACCAGCGCCCGCCCGCTGGAATTCGATGCCCTGCGGGAGATGCTGCGCGGCTATGCCGTATCGGCGCTGGGCAAGGACCGCGTCGCGCGCATCGCGCCCAGCGATGACCGCACCTGGATCGAACGCCAGCAGCAGCTCGCGGCCGAGACTCGTGAATACCTGCGCTGCGGCGGGCGCTTCGACTTCTCCGGGTTGCTCGATCCCACGGACCTGGTGAACAAGTCCAGGATCGAGGGCGCCGCCCTTGACACCGAGGCCCTGCGCAGCATCCTGCTGGTAGTGGACCGGGCTGACGAGTGGCGGCACATCGCTGCCCACCCGCCTTCGCAGATGAAACGGGAGTTCGCCGCCGTGGCTGAGCTCTCCGCCGGCATCGCCAGCTTCACCGAGCTGCTCCGCTTCCTGCGCAACAAGATTCTCCCCGACGGCACGCTCGACGACCGCGCCTCCCCCGAACTGGCGCGCATCCGCCGCGAGGTCGAGAAGCAGAAGCGCCTCATCCAGGAATCGTTGCGCGGATACCTGCGACGCCTGGCCGAGGGTGGAGCGGTGCAGGACGAGCTCATCACCATCCGCGGCGAGCGCTTTGTGATCCCGGTGAAGGCGGAGCAGAAACGCCGTGTCAACGGTGTGGTGCACGGCGCCAGCTCGAGCGGGCAGACCGTGTTCGTCGAGCCCCTGGAGACCATCGAGCAGAACAACGACCTGGTGCGCCTGCTGGAAGAGGAGCAGGCGGAGATCCATCGCATCCTGCTGGAGATGACCGCCCGGGTGCGCGACCAGGCAGATGCCATCCTGGCGGCCGCGGACGTGCTCGCCGAGCTCGAGCTGCAGTTCGCCAAAGCCCGCTTCGCCGAAGACTACGACTGCGTCGAGCCCATCTTGTGTGGGGACGGGAACCGGCCGAGCGAACCTCGCCTGGTTCTCCGCAACGCCCGCCATCCCCTGCTCGAGCGGAACCTCAAGCCGAAGGGCGGCCGCATCGTGCCCATCTCACTCGAGCTCGAGAGTAACCGCCGGCAACTCATCATCAGCGGCCCCAACACCGGCGGCAAGACGGTGGCATTGAAGACGGTCGGCCTCCTGACCTTGATGGCGCAGGCCGGCGTACCGGTGCCGGCGGGATGCGCCGAGTTGCCTGTATTCGACGCGGTCCTCGCCGACATCGGCGACTACCAGTCCATCGAGCAGAACCTCTCGACCTTCTCGGCGCACATTACCAATATCGACCGCATCTCGCGTACCGCGACCGAGCGCTCCCTGGTGCTGCTCGACGAACTCGGTTCGGCTACCGATCCGGCCGAGGGCGCGGCGCTGGCGGTCGCCATCGCCGATTACTTCTGTCGGCGCGGGTGTGTCAGCGTGATCTCCACCCACCACACCGCGCTGAAGGTCTACGCCGCGAACACCGACGGAGTGCTCAACGCTGCGGTCGGCTTCGATGAGCGCACCTTACAGCCCACCTACGAGCTGAAGATCGGTGTGCCAGGGGCATCCGCGGGCATCAACATCGCCCAGCGCCTCGGCCTCAACCCGGAGATCCTGAAGTCAGCGCGCGAGGCCGCGGGCACGCAGGCCCAGGACGTCGCCCGCTTCCTCGACAAGCTGCACTCCGAGCTGCGCGAAGCCGAGCAGGAGCGCTTCCGCCTGCAGACCCGCGAGGAAGAGGTCGCGCGCGAGAAGAAGCGCCTGGAGGCCGAGGGGTTGAAGGAACAGCGCGAGCGCGTCCGGGAGATGGAGAAGAAGCTCGAGGCCGTGCTGCGCGACTTCGAGTACCGTGCCCGCGAGACGGTACAGGCGGTGCAGGAGCGCGCCTCGGCGCTGAAGCTCTCCAAGGACGCCGAGCGCCGCATCGCCAAGCTGCGCCGCGAATTCAAGGAAGAATTCGATTCCGCCATCGTGGCCCACTCCACCGGCGCCGACCGCGGCGATCCCCACGCCCGCCCCTCCGAGGTCAAGCACGTGTCGGAGGGCGACACCGTCAGGCTGAAGTCCCTGGGCCGCAACGCGGTCATCAAGCGTAAGCTCGACGACCAGGCCTACGAGGTCGAGATGGGCGCCATGAAGATGCGCGTGCCCAAGGACGACATCGCCGAGATCGTTATCCACGCCTCCGATTCGCCGGTCAAGCAGGCGCGGGCCCGCGGCATCTCGGTGTCGGTGGCGGAGGAGTCAGGCGTGCCCACCGAGATCAACGTCATCGGTGAGAACGTGGACGAGGCTACCCGCCGGGTGGAGAAGTTCATCGACCGAGCTTTCCTGGCCGGCGCCACCCGGGTGCGCATCGTGCACGGCAGCGGCATGGGCATCCTGCGCAAGGCCCTGCGCCAGTACCTGAAGAACCATCCCCAGGTCGCTTCGGTGACCGAGCCAGCGCAGAACGAAGGCGGCGGGGGAGCGACGGTGGTGGAACTTCGGATCTGA